The following coding sequences are from one Melanotaenia boesemani isolate fMelBoe1 chromosome 17, fMelBoe1.pri, whole genome shotgun sequence window:
- the si:dkey-14o18.2 gene encoding neuronal pentraxin-1 produces MDNGEPLLRIEWKKGLTEQESRQAEDRKPRQAEERTTECRQRTAAPAGPALVLADSVATTTSDPDLSMDPDYFLEDAKDYVGTFFESLPVPKADPSCYSPPSVPHGPSSSSHSNDHSSGSHRGMMSDEAKATILHLRESLVRQKETILDQRETIRELNAKLTLCEGFGGHHSVGHHDSHLDKHHSNPHDTHPNTHHSNFDNHHDDHRGRHGSNHGPSSLHHGPSTHHSNDPHYPHGSHRPDPHHRKGSSYSKHGTFSPEQTGKTLQTLKERLENLQARNSSSSYSNSLRELLQRKISALEEQLHSYHSEHPDYGHHNDHHGDHHDDHPENHNGNGHNDDHHDDHHGTGHNDDHHDDHHGTGHNDDHHGTGHRDDHHDTGHHDHDDHHENHHGNDHHDPHNGNDHHPHRLPSSSKETSLRGTGHNKLETVLSQIHHGNDHANHKKLKSPSAFLLDFPMRTNYMYARMKRSVVNEIFAMTICLWLKPGEGPGLGTPISYAVPGQANELVLIEWGTNPMELLINDKAVTLPITMTDGKWHHVCVTWSTRDGVWEAYQDGVKKGSGQNLSAWHPIKPGGVFILGQEQDTMGGRFDITQSFMGEMSDLQFWSRVLTANEIQTQATCAGHLVGDIMSWSEEWVELHGGLTELPFEPCH; encoded by the exons ATGGACAATGGGGAGCCTCTTTTAAGGATCGAGTGGAAGAAAGGACTGACAGAACAAGAATCAAGGCAGGCTGAGGACAGGAAGCCGAGGCAAGCAGAGGAGAGAACGACCGAATGCAGACAGAGAACTGCTGCACCGGCGGGACCTG CTTTAGTATTGGCCGACAGTGTGGCGACCACGACCTCAGACCCCGACCTGTCGATGGACCCGGATTACTTCCTTGAGGATGCCAAGGATTACGTTGGGACATTCTTTGAAAGCCTGCCAGTCCCAA AAGCAGACCCCAGCTGCTATTCACCACCCAGTGTGCCACATGGACCAAGCAGTAGCAGTCATAGTAATGACCACAGCAGCGGAAGTCATCGAGGCATGATGTCCGATGAGGCCAAAGCCACTATCTTGCACCTACGTGAAAGCCTTGTGAGGCAGAAGGAAACCATCCTGGACCAGCGGGAGACCATCAGAGAGCTAAATGCCAAGCTCACCTTGTGTGAGGGCTTTGGGGGTCACCATAGTGTTGGCCATCATGACAGCCACCTTGACAAACACCACAGCAACCCTCACGACACCCACCCTAACACCCACCACAGCAACTTTGACAACCATCATGATGACCACCGTGGACGTCACGGTAGCAATCATGGGCCATCTTCATTGCACCACGGGCCCTCAACACATCATAGCAATGATCCCCACTACCCCCATGGCAGCCACAGGCCTGATCCACACCACAGAAAAGGCTCTTCATACAGCAAACACGGCACCTTCTCTCCTGAACAGACTGGAAAGACCCTGCAGACACTGAAGGAGAGGCTTGAAAACTTGCAA GCCAGGAACTCTTCCAGCTCTTACTCAAACTCCCTGAGAGAACTGCTCCAGCGAAAGATCAGTGCCCTTGAAGAGCAGCTGCACTCATACCACAGTGAACACCCTGACTACGGCCACCATAATGACCACCACGGAGATCACCATGATGACCATCCTGAAAACCACAATGGCAACGGCCACAATGATGACCATCATGATGACCACCATGGCACTGGCCACAATGATGACCATCATGATGACCACCACGGCACTGGCCACAATGATGACCACCATGGCACTGGCCACCGTGATGACCACCACGATACTGGTCACCATG ATCATGATGATCACCATGAAAACCACCATGGCAATGACCACCACGATCCCCACAATGGTAATGACCATCATCCACATCGGCTGCCTTCCAGCAGCAAAGAAACCAGTCTGCGAGGCACCGGGCACAACAAGCTGGAAACGGTTCTCAGCCAGATACATCATGGCAACGACCACG CAAACCACAAGAAGCTTAAGAGTCCCAGCGCATTCCTGCTTGATTTCCCCATGAGGACTAATTACATGTACGCCAGGATGAAGAGGTCGGTGGTCAATGAAATCTTTGCCATGACCATCTGTCTGTGGCTGAAGCCAGGTGAAGGTCCCGGCCTTGGGACTCCCATCTCCTACGCGGTACCTGGACAAGCTAATGAGCTAGTACTCATCGAATGGGGCACCAACCCAATGGAGCTGCTTATTAATGACAAG GCGGTTACATTGCCCATAACCATGACAGATGGGAAGTGGCATCATGTTTGTGTGACATGGTCGACACGTGATGGTGTCTGGGAAGCCTACCAGGATGGAGTGAAGAAAGGCTCAGGACAGAACTTGTCAGCCTGGCACCCAATCAAACCAGGAGGTGTTTTCATCCTGGGTCAGGAGCAG GATACAATGGGAGGCCGATTTGACATCACTCAGTCCTTTATGGGAGAGATGTCAGATCTACAGTTCTGGTCCAGAGTCCTTACGGCCAATGAAATCCAAACTCAGGCGACCTGTGCCGGCCACCTGGTCGGTGATATCATGTCGTGGTCAGAAGAATGGGTGGAGCTTCATGGAGGCCTCACCGAGCTTCCTTTCGAGCCCTGTCACTAA